A region from the Sorex araneus isolate mSorAra2 chromosome 6, mSorAra2.pri, whole genome shotgun sequence genome encodes:
- the ZFP91 gene encoding E3 ubiquitin-protein ligase ZFP91 isoform X3, with amino-acid sequence MPGETEEPRPPEQQDQEGGEAAAAAKATPEEPPHQPSGAAAAAAAAPAGTTSSRVLRGGRDRGRAAAAAAAAAAAAAAAVSRRRKAEYPRRRRSSPSARLPDGPGPQPHATKPPSPAQGKKSPRLLCVEKVTDRDPKEEKEEDDDSALSQEVSIAATRPSRGWRSSSRTSLSRHRDTENTRSSRSKTDVPEEHQSPGGISSEEEEEEEEEMLISEEEIPFKDDPRDETYKPHLERETPKPRRKSGKVKEEKEKKEIKVEVEVEVKEEDSEIREDEEPPRKRGRRRKDDKSPRLPKRRKKPPIQYVRCEMEGCGTVLAHPRYLQHHIKYQHLLKKKYVCPHPSCGRLFRLQKQLLRHAKHHTDQRDYICEYCARAFKSSHNLAVHRMIHTGEKPLQCEICGFTCRQKASLNWHMKKHDADSFYQFSCNICGKKFEKKDSVVAHKAKSHPEVLIAEALAANAGALITSTDILGTTPESLAQPADGQGLPLLSEPLGNSTSGECLLLEAEGMSKSYCSGTERVSLMADGKIFVGSGSSGGTEGLVMNSDILGATTEVLIEDSDSTGP; translated from the exons ATGCCGGGGGAGACGGAAGAGCCGCGACCCCCGGAGCAGCAGGACCAGGAAGGGggagaggcggcggcggcggccaagGCGACTCCGGAGGAGCCTCCACATCAGCCctccggggcggcggcggcggcggcggcggcacctGCGGGGACCACTAGCAGCCGCGTGCTGAGGGGAGGTCGCGATCGGGGCCGGGccgctgcggcggcggcggccgcggcggcggcggcggctgctgctgTATCGCGCCGTCGGAAGGCCGAGTATCCCCGCCGGCGGAGGAGCAGCCCCAGCGCCAGGCTTCCCGACGGCCCCGGGCCGCAGCCCCACGCCACGAAGCCCCCGTCTCCGGCTCAGGGCAAGAAGAGTCCGCGACTCCT GTGTGTGGAAAAAGTAACTGATAGAG ATcctaaggaagagaaagaggaagacgACGATTCTGCCCTCTCTCAGGAAGTTTCCATTGCTGCGACGAGACCCAGTCGAGGCTGGCGCAGTAGTAGCAGGACATCTCTCTCACGGCATCGTGACACGGAGAACACGCGGAGCTCTCGATCCAAGACTG ATGTTCCAGAAGAACATCAGTCTCCAGGCGGCATTAG tagtgaggaggaagaggaagaggaagaagagatgtTAATCAGTGAAGAAGAAATACCATTCAAAGATGATCCAAGGGATGAGACCTACAAACCCCACTTAGAAAG GGAAACCCCAAAGCCACGGAGAAAATCAGGGAaagtaaaagaagagaaagagaagaaagaaattaaagtggAAGTAGAGGTAGAAGTGAAAGAAGAAGATAGTGAAATTAGGGAGGACGAGGAACCTCCTAGAAA gagaggaagaaggagaaaagatgACAAAAGTCCACGCTTACCTAAAAGGAG aaaaaagcctccaatccaGTATGTCCGCTGTGAAATGGAAGGGTGCGGAACTGTTCTTGCTCACCCTCGCTATTTGCAG CACCACATTAAATATCAGCATTTGCTAAAGAAGAAATATGTGTGCCCCCATCCTTCCTGCGGGCGCCTCTTCAGGCTCCAGAAGCAACTTCTGCGGCATGCCAAACATCatacag ATCAAAGGGATTACATCTGTGAATATTGTGCTCGAGCCTTCAAGAGTTCCCACAATTTGGCAGTTCACCGGATGATTCACACTGGCGAGAAGCCCTTACA ATGCGAAATCTGTGGATTTACTTGTCGGCAAAAGGCGTCCCTTAATTGGCACATGAAGAAGCACGATGCAGACTCCTTCTATCAGTTCTCTTGCAATATCTGTGGCAAAAAATTTGAGAAGAAGGACAGTGTAGTGGCTCACAAAGCAAAAAGCCACCCCGAGGTGCTGATTGCTGAAGCTCTGGCTGCCAATGCAGGCGCCCTCATCACCAGCACGGATATACTGGGCACGACCCCCGAGTCCCTGGCGCAACCTGCAGACGGTCAGGGCCTGCCCCTTCTCTCTGAGCCCTTGGGGAACTCCACCTCTGGAGAGTGCCTGCTGCTTGAGGCGGAAGGAATGTCCAAGTCTTACTGTAGTGGGACGGAACGGGTGAGCCTGATGGCTGACGGGAAGATCTTTGtgggcagcggcagcagcggggGCACTGAAGGGCTGGTCATGAACTCGGATATACTCGGTGCTACCACAGAGGTTCTGATTGAAGATTCAGACTCTACTGGACCTTAG
- the ZFP91 gene encoding E3 ubiquitin-protein ligase ZFP91 isoform X4 yields the protein MPGETEEPRPPEQQDQEGGEAAAAAKATPEEPPHQPSGAAAAAAAAPAGTTSSRVLRGGRDRGRAAAAAAAAAAAAAAAVSRRRKAEYPRRRRSSPSARLPDGPGPQPHATKPPSPAQGKKSPRLLCVEKVTDRDPKEEKEEDDDSALSQEVSIAATRPSRGWRSSSRTSLSRHRDTENTRSSRSKTDVPEEHQSPGGISEEEEEEEEEMLISEEEIPFKDDPRDETYKPHLERETPKPRRKSGKVKEEKEKKEIKVEVEVEVKEEDSEIREDEEPPRKRGRRRKDDKSPRLPKRRKKPPIQYVRCEMEGCGTVLAHPRYLQHHIKYQHLLKKKYVCPHPSCGRLFRLQKQLLRHAKHHTDQRDYICEYCARAFKSSHNLAVHRMIHTGEKPLQCEICGFTCRQKASLNWHMKKHDADSFYQFSCNICGKKFEKKDSVVAHKAKSHPEVLIAEALAANAGALITSTDILGTTPESLAQPADGQGLPLLSEPLGNSTSGECLLLEAEGMSKSYCSGTERVSLMADGKIFVGSGSSGGTEGLVMNSDILGATTEVLIEDSDSTGP from the exons ATGCCGGGGGAGACGGAAGAGCCGCGACCCCCGGAGCAGCAGGACCAGGAAGGGggagaggcggcggcggcggccaagGCGACTCCGGAGGAGCCTCCACATCAGCCctccggggcggcggcggcggcggcggcggcacctGCGGGGACCACTAGCAGCCGCGTGCTGAGGGGAGGTCGCGATCGGGGCCGGGccgctgcggcggcggcggccgcggcggcggcggcggctgctgctgTATCGCGCCGTCGGAAGGCCGAGTATCCCCGCCGGCGGAGGAGCAGCCCCAGCGCCAGGCTTCCCGACGGCCCCGGGCCGCAGCCCCACGCCACGAAGCCCCCGTCTCCGGCTCAGGGCAAGAAGAGTCCGCGACTCCT GTGTGTGGAAAAAGTAACTGATAGAG ATcctaaggaagagaaagaggaagacgACGATTCTGCCCTCTCTCAGGAAGTTTCCATTGCTGCGACGAGACCCAGTCGAGGCTGGCGCAGTAGTAGCAGGACATCTCTCTCACGGCATCGTGACACGGAGAACACGCGGAGCTCTCGATCCAAGACTG ATGTTCCAGAAGAACATCAGTCTCCAGGCGGCATTAG tgaggaggaagaggaagaggaagaagagatgtTAATCAGTGAAGAAGAAATACCATTCAAAGATGATCCAAGGGATGAGACCTACAAACCCCACTTAGAAAG GGAAACCCCAAAGCCACGGAGAAAATCAGGGAaagtaaaagaagagaaagagaagaaagaaattaaagtggAAGTAGAGGTAGAAGTGAAAGAAGAAGATAGTGAAATTAGGGAGGACGAGGAACCTCCTAGAAA gagaggaagaaggagaaaagatgACAAAAGTCCACGCTTACCTAAAAGGAG aaaaaagcctccaatccaGTATGTCCGCTGTGAAATGGAAGGGTGCGGAACTGTTCTTGCTCACCCTCGCTATTTGCAG CACCACATTAAATATCAGCATTTGCTAAAGAAGAAATATGTGTGCCCCCATCCTTCCTGCGGGCGCCTCTTCAGGCTCCAGAAGCAACTTCTGCGGCATGCCAAACATCatacag ATCAAAGGGATTACATCTGTGAATATTGTGCTCGAGCCTTCAAGAGTTCCCACAATTTGGCAGTTCACCGGATGATTCACACTGGCGAGAAGCCCTTACA ATGCGAAATCTGTGGATTTACTTGTCGGCAAAAGGCGTCCCTTAATTGGCACATGAAGAAGCACGATGCAGACTCCTTCTATCAGTTCTCTTGCAATATCTGTGGCAAAAAATTTGAGAAGAAGGACAGTGTAGTGGCTCACAAAGCAAAAAGCCACCCCGAGGTGCTGATTGCTGAAGCTCTGGCTGCCAATGCAGGCGCCCTCATCACCAGCACGGATATACTGGGCACGACCCCCGAGTCCCTGGCGCAACCTGCAGACGGTCAGGGCCTGCCCCTTCTCTCTGAGCCCTTGGGGAACTCCACCTCTGGAGAGTGCCTGCTGCTTGAGGCGGAAGGAATGTCCAAGTCTTACTGTAGTGGGACGGAACGGGTGAGCCTGATGGCTGACGGGAAGATCTTTGtgggcagcggcagcagcggggGCACTGAAGGGCTGGTCATGAACTCGGATATACTCGGTGCTACCACAGAGGTTCTGATTGAAGATTCAGACTCTACTGGACCTTAG
- the ZFP91 gene encoding E3 ubiquitin-protein ligase ZFP91 isoform X2, translated as MPGETEEPRPPEQQDQEGGEAAAAAKATPEEPPHQPSGAAAAAAAAPAGTTSSRVLRGGRDRGRAAAAAAAAAAAAAAAVSRRRKAEYPRRRRSSPSARLPDGPGPQPHATKPPSPAQGKKSPRLLCVEKVTDRDPKEEKEEDDDSALSQEVSIAATRPSRGWRSSSRTSLSRHRDTENTRSSRSKTGSLQLICKSEPNTDQLDYDVPEEHQSPGGISEEEEEEEEEMLISEEEIPFKDDPRDETYKPHLERETPKPRRKSGKVKEEKEKKEIKVEVEVEVKEEDSEIREDEEPPRKRGRRRKDDKSPRLPKRRKKPPIQYVRCEMEGCGTVLAHPRYLQHHIKYQHLLKKKYVCPHPSCGRLFRLQKQLLRHAKHHTDQRDYICEYCARAFKSSHNLAVHRMIHTGEKPLQCEICGFTCRQKASLNWHMKKHDADSFYQFSCNICGKKFEKKDSVVAHKAKSHPEVLIAEALAANAGALITSTDILGTTPESLAQPADGQGLPLLSEPLGNSTSGECLLLEAEGMSKSYCSGTERVSLMADGKIFVGSGSSGGTEGLVMNSDILGATTEVLIEDSDSTGP; from the exons ATGCCGGGGGAGACGGAAGAGCCGCGACCCCCGGAGCAGCAGGACCAGGAAGGGggagaggcggcggcggcggccaagGCGACTCCGGAGGAGCCTCCACATCAGCCctccggggcggcggcggcggcggcggcggcacctGCGGGGACCACTAGCAGCCGCGTGCTGAGGGGAGGTCGCGATCGGGGCCGGGccgctgcggcggcggcggccgcggcggcggcggcggctgctgctgTATCGCGCCGTCGGAAGGCCGAGTATCCCCGCCGGCGGAGGAGCAGCCCCAGCGCCAGGCTTCCCGACGGCCCCGGGCCGCAGCCCCACGCCACGAAGCCCCCGTCTCCGGCTCAGGGCAAGAAGAGTCCGCGACTCCT GTGTGTGGAAAAAGTAACTGATAGAG ATcctaaggaagagaaagaggaagacgACGATTCTGCCCTCTCTCAGGAAGTTTCCATTGCTGCGACGAGACCCAGTCGAGGCTGGCGCAGTAGTAGCAGGACATCTCTCTCACGGCATCGTGACACGGAGAACACGCGGAGCTCTCGATCCAAGACTGGTTCGTTGCAGCTCATCTGCAAGTCAGAACCAAATACTGATCAGCTTGATTATG ATGTTCCAGAAGAACATCAGTCTCCAGGCGGCATTAG tgaggaggaagaggaagaggaagaagagatgtTAATCAGTGAAGAAGAAATACCATTCAAAGATGATCCAAGGGATGAGACCTACAAACCCCACTTAGAAAG GGAAACCCCAAAGCCACGGAGAAAATCAGGGAaagtaaaagaagagaaagagaagaaagaaattaaagtggAAGTAGAGGTAGAAGTGAAAGAAGAAGATAGTGAAATTAGGGAGGACGAGGAACCTCCTAGAAA gagaggaagaaggagaaaagatgACAAAAGTCCACGCTTACCTAAAAGGAG aaaaaagcctccaatccaGTATGTCCGCTGTGAAATGGAAGGGTGCGGAACTGTTCTTGCTCACCCTCGCTATTTGCAG CACCACATTAAATATCAGCATTTGCTAAAGAAGAAATATGTGTGCCCCCATCCTTCCTGCGGGCGCCTCTTCAGGCTCCAGAAGCAACTTCTGCGGCATGCCAAACATCatacag ATCAAAGGGATTACATCTGTGAATATTGTGCTCGAGCCTTCAAGAGTTCCCACAATTTGGCAGTTCACCGGATGATTCACACTGGCGAGAAGCCCTTACA ATGCGAAATCTGTGGATTTACTTGTCGGCAAAAGGCGTCCCTTAATTGGCACATGAAGAAGCACGATGCAGACTCCTTCTATCAGTTCTCTTGCAATATCTGTGGCAAAAAATTTGAGAAGAAGGACAGTGTAGTGGCTCACAAAGCAAAAAGCCACCCCGAGGTGCTGATTGCTGAAGCTCTGGCTGCCAATGCAGGCGCCCTCATCACCAGCACGGATATACTGGGCACGACCCCCGAGTCCCTGGCGCAACCTGCAGACGGTCAGGGCCTGCCCCTTCTCTCTGAGCCCTTGGGGAACTCCACCTCTGGAGAGTGCCTGCTGCTTGAGGCGGAAGGAATGTCCAAGTCTTACTGTAGTGGGACGGAACGGGTGAGCCTGATGGCTGACGGGAAGATCTTTGtgggcagcggcagcagcggggGCACTGAAGGGCTGGTCATGAACTCGGATATACTCGGTGCTACCACAGAGGTTCTGATTGAAGATTCAGACTCTACTGGACCTTAG
- the ZFP91 gene encoding E3 ubiquitin-protein ligase ZFP91 isoform X1, with product MPGETEEPRPPEQQDQEGGEAAAAAKATPEEPPHQPSGAAAAAAAAPAGTTSSRVLRGGRDRGRAAAAAAAAAAAAAAAVSRRRKAEYPRRRRSSPSARLPDGPGPQPHATKPPSPAQGKKSPRLLCVEKVTDRDPKEEKEEDDDSALSQEVSIAATRPSRGWRSSSRTSLSRHRDTENTRSSRSKTGSLQLICKSEPNTDQLDYDVPEEHQSPGGISSEEEEEEEEEMLISEEEIPFKDDPRDETYKPHLERETPKPRRKSGKVKEEKEKKEIKVEVEVEVKEEDSEIREDEEPPRKRGRRRKDDKSPRLPKRRKKPPIQYVRCEMEGCGTVLAHPRYLQHHIKYQHLLKKKYVCPHPSCGRLFRLQKQLLRHAKHHTDQRDYICEYCARAFKSSHNLAVHRMIHTGEKPLQCEICGFTCRQKASLNWHMKKHDADSFYQFSCNICGKKFEKKDSVVAHKAKSHPEVLIAEALAANAGALITSTDILGTTPESLAQPADGQGLPLLSEPLGNSTSGECLLLEAEGMSKSYCSGTERVSLMADGKIFVGSGSSGGTEGLVMNSDILGATTEVLIEDSDSTGP from the exons ATGCCGGGGGAGACGGAAGAGCCGCGACCCCCGGAGCAGCAGGACCAGGAAGGGggagaggcggcggcggcggccaagGCGACTCCGGAGGAGCCTCCACATCAGCCctccggggcggcggcggcggcggcggcggcacctGCGGGGACCACTAGCAGCCGCGTGCTGAGGGGAGGTCGCGATCGGGGCCGGGccgctgcggcggcggcggccgcggcggcggcggcggctgctgctgTATCGCGCCGTCGGAAGGCCGAGTATCCCCGCCGGCGGAGGAGCAGCCCCAGCGCCAGGCTTCCCGACGGCCCCGGGCCGCAGCCCCACGCCACGAAGCCCCCGTCTCCGGCTCAGGGCAAGAAGAGTCCGCGACTCCT GTGTGTGGAAAAAGTAACTGATAGAG ATcctaaggaagagaaagaggaagacgACGATTCTGCCCTCTCTCAGGAAGTTTCCATTGCTGCGACGAGACCCAGTCGAGGCTGGCGCAGTAGTAGCAGGACATCTCTCTCACGGCATCGTGACACGGAGAACACGCGGAGCTCTCGATCCAAGACTGGTTCGTTGCAGCTCATCTGCAAGTCAGAACCAAATACTGATCAGCTTGATTATG ATGTTCCAGAAGAACATCAGTCTCCAGGCGGCATTAG tagtgaggaggaagaggaagaggaagaagagatgtTAATCAGTGAAGAAGAAATACCATTCAAAGATGATCCAAGGGATGAGACCTACAAACCCCACTTAGAAAG GGAAACCCCAAAGCCACGGAGAAAATCAGGGAaagtaaaagaagagaaagagaagaaagaaattaaagtggAAGTAGAGGTAGAAGTGAAAGAAGAAGATAGTGAAATTAGGGAGGACGAGGAACCTCCTAGAAA gagaggaagaaggagaaaagatgACAAAAGTCCACGCTTACCTAAAAGGAG aaaaaagcctccaatccaGTATGTCCGCTGTGAAATGGAAGGGTGCGGAACTGTTCTTGCTCACCCTCGCTATTTGCAG CACCACATTAAATATCAGCATTTGCTAAAGAAGAAATATGTGTGCCCCCATCCTTCCTGCGGGCGCCTCTTCAGGCTCCAGAAGCAACTTCTGCGGCATGCCAAACATCatacag ATCAAAGGGATTACATCTGTGAATATTGTGCTCGAGCCTTCAAGAGTTCCCACAATTTGGCAGTTCACCGGATGATTCACACTGGCGAGAAGCCCTTACA ATGCGAAATCTGTGGATTTACTTGTCGGCAAAAGGCGTCCCTTAATTGGCACATGAAGAAGCACGATGCAGACTCCTTCTATCAGTTCTCTTGCAATATCTGTGGCAAAAAATTTGAGAAGAAGGACAGTGTAGTGGCTCACAAAGCAAAAAGCCACCCCGAGGTGCTGATTGCTGAAGCTCTGGCTGCCAATGCAGGCGCCCTCATCACCAGCACGGATATACTGGGCACGACCCCCGAGTCCCTGGCGCAACCTGCAGACGGTCAGGGCCTGCCCCTTCTCTCTGAGCCCTTGGGGAACTCCACCTCTGGAGAGTGCCTGCTGCTTGAGGCGGAAGGAATGTCCAAGTCTTACTGTAGTGGGACGGAACGGGTGAGCCTGATGGCTGACGGGAAGATCTTTGtgggcagcggcagcagcggggGCACTGAAGGGCTGGTCATGAACTCGGATATACTCGGTGCTACCACAGAGGTTCTGATTGAAGATTCAGACTCTACTGGACCTTAG
- the LOC129405552 gene encoding guanine nucleotide-binding protein G(I)/G(S)/G(O) subunit gamma-5-like, which translates to MAPKQKLSSGDPTHPEQRSGPAPACAMSGSSSVAAMKKVVQQLRLEAGLNRVKVSQAAADLKQFCLQNAQQAPRLTGVSSSMNPFRPQKVCSFL; encoded by the coding sequence atggccccgaaacaaaaacttAGCAGTGGAGACCCAACCCATCCGGAACAACGTTCTGGCCCAGCTCCCGCGTGCGCCATGTCTGGTTCCTCCAGTGTCGCCGCTATGAAGAAAGTGGTGCAGCAGCTCCGGCTGGAGGCCGGGCTCAACCGCGTGAAGGTTTCCCAGGCCGCTGCAGATTTGAAACAGTTCTGTCTGCAGAATGCTCAGCAGGCCCCCCGGCTGACTGGAGTGTCTTCAAGTATGAATCCCTTCAGACCCCAGAAAGTTTGTTCCTTTTTGTAG